The proteins below come from a single Mya arenaria isolate MELC-2E11 chromosome 8, ASM2691426v1 genomic window:
- the LOC128243459 gene encoding serine/threonine-protein kinase PRP4 homolog, translating into MDVEKNEYFQIISSDDGELEPKSRSDKKEKKHKHKHKHKHKHDKHAGDKHAGDKHKHKHKRKKSKNVSDNEESDVRVRKRARIEALNTYDSGSEGLDESDLDKLEAARAALRAELNGENEDSRNDYAGEDQFNNYHNQYNDTNNGGTNDAFRQGIGLAITIKGDSQDNSRLVSGKAKKSRKFTEEKVKEAVGRSGSIGLIASYGSNDNSISEEEGEIQNDLHDELLEYAINENKSDRKYPKPGRRERSKSSKDEAFKSFEKEYEEIKKRREKEKERKKEKKDKEKKTDKERKKEKEKELRRKEKEESKRSREKRGSDKSSEKERSRSKSRAEDAKAAELDRERRREEERIRERTRERERDREREREKERERLRERELDRSREVRERSPRGRERSPRDRPISQSRDRDFWRQSRDRRSRSRGRRSRSRGRRSRSRDRRRGERDEDKFKGSLSEGLFVKKDQSDDDLEVTDIDPDDEEDEETLIERRRQEREALLAKLKEAEPVPEPEPAVPEEPDPVLEPTPPEPSQHGISVEFPPLPPTSEQGTEAPGLQPSEGPASPEGSDSNDSSSSSSSSDSDSSSDSDDDEVKQSKEAKRIQAMDRAIRESVKGSEHILDEDERSLSQARDREGISQASDSERMSQARDRERSKSKGGQRDSAERLEEKISRKSRKEEVIWVEKVKTEEDKSRRRGKEKDVDSDDDERYEKSKSKRKYSDSENEARKKKDKDRKSRGDSEELERRYQKNDRKYEERRKDDETDKKSKSRHHNSESDDELSRKDGRRSGRDKDRDRRSKRDDDRGKERSRRDEKGDGDRKRDDKIGRESRDGRRRDDKKSSRYDSDGDDRRDRRKPSRRHSSSDSDTERRERRSKKDKRDDKDSKKDKKDKKSEVEKVKSEEDKSMSIYDEGENTTDFEETVKQKRMSLEGFSQGENGDTTEKKEDGKSRGVDMFSEDADMFAEDYCSPNLSALKTGKNENPNLMDNWDDAEGYYRVRIGEVLDKRYSVYGYTGQGVFSNVVRARDQSRSNTEIAIKIIRNNEMMHKTGLKELEFLRKLNDADPDDKFHCLRLFRHFFHKNHLCLVFESLSMNLREVMKKYGKNIGLHIKAVRSYSQQLLCAIKLLQKCSLLHADIKPDNILVNESKMVLKLCDFGSASHVSENDITPYLVSRFYRAPEIIIGIGYDHAIDLFSVGCTIYELYTGKILFAGSSNNEMLKFMMDVKGKIPNKVIRKGMFRDQHFDSNNNFMYHEVDKVTHREKITVLSTIAPSRDLLAELIGYQRLPEDQLRKVKQLKDLLENILMLDPAKRIPIKGALTHPFITEKI; encoded by the exons ATGGACGtcgaaaaaaatgaatattttcagaTCATATCCAG tgatGATGGCGAACTTGAACCTAAAAGCAGATcagacaaaaaagaaaagaaacacaaGCACAAACACAAGCATAAACACAAGCACGACAAACATGCTGGAGACAAACATGCAGGTGACAAACACAAGCATaaacacaaaagaaaaaaatccaagaaTGTGTCAGATAACGAAGAGTCAGATGTAAGAGTCAGAAAAAGGGCTAGGATTGAAGCTTTGAACACTTACGACTCTGGAAGTGAGGGTTTGGATGAATCTGACTTGGATAAACTGGAAGCAGCGAGAGCTGCTCTAAGGGCGGAATTGAATGGTGAGAATGAAGATTCCAGAAATGATTATGCGGGTGAAGaccaatttaataattatcacaATCAATATAATGACACTAACAATGGTGGAACCAATGATGCCTTCAGGCAAGGCATTGGTCTTGCAATCACTATTAAAGGGGATTCTCAGGATAACAGCAGGTTAGTTTCAGGCAAAGCCAAAAAGAGTAGAAAGTTTACAGAGGAGAAAGTTAAGGAAGCTGTAGGTAGGTCTGGTTCTATAGGTCTGATTGCAAGTTATGGTTCCAATGACAATAGTATTTCTGAGGAAGAAGGTGAAATTCAAAATGATCTCCACGATGAACTGCTAGAATATGCTATTAACGAAAACAAGAGTGACAGGAAATATCCAAAACCGGGTAGAAGAGAGCGCTCAAAAAGTAGTAAGGATGAGGCATTTAAAAGCTTTGAAAAGGAATatgaagaaataaagaaaagaagagaaaaagaaaaagagcGCAAGAAAGAAAAGAAGGACAAGGAGAAGAAAACTGACAAAGAGAGAAAGAAAGAAAAGGAGAAGGAATTAAGGCGCAAGGAGAAAGAAGAGTCAAAAAGGAGTCGAGAGAAGAGAGGATCAGACAAGAGCAGTGAAAAAGAGAGGTCCAG GTCAAAATCCAGAGCAGAAGATGCCAAAGCAGCTGAATTGGACCGAGAACGCAGACGGGAGGAAGAACGCATCCGGGAAAGAACGCGGGAGCGGGAACGAGACAGGGAGAGGGAACGGGAAAAAGAGCGGGAACGTTTAAGGGAAAGGGAACTGGATCGGTCACGGGAAGTCAG AGAGCGGAGTCCACGAGGTAGAGAAAGAAGCCCCAGGGACCGGCCAATAAGCCAGAGTAGGGACAGAGATTTCTGGAGACAGTCGCGTGATCGTAGGAGCAGGTCCCGCGGGCGACGGAGCAGATCACGAGGAAGAAGAAGTCGGTCAAGGGATAGAAGAAGGGGTGAGAGAGATGAAGACAAATTTAAGGGCAGTCTGTCAGAGGGGCTTTTTGTGAAAAAGGATCAGTCAGATGATGATTTAGAAGT GACAGACATAGACCCAGATGATGAGGAGGACGAGGAGACCTTGATTGAGAGAAGACGCCAGGAGAGGGAAGCCCTTCTTGCT AAACTGAAGGAGGCAGAGCCTGTCCCAGAACCTGAGCCAGCCGTCCCTGAAGAGCCTGATCCTGTTTTGGAGCCAACCCCTCCAGAACCAAGCCAGCATGGAATCAGTGTCGAGTTCCCTCCATTACCTCCTACTTCAGAACAAGGCACAGAAGCGCCAG GTCTCCAACCATCAGAAGGGCCTGCCAGTCCAGAAGGTTCAGACAGCAATGATTCCTCCTCCTCTTCCTCCTCCAGTGACTCAGACTCTTCCTCGGATAGTGACGATGATGAGGTCAAGCAATCAAAGGAGGCAAAACGCATACAGGCGATGGATCGAGCAATCAGAGAAAGCGTGAAGGGAAGTGAACACATCCTTGATGAGGATGAGAGAAGTTTGTCCCAAGCCAGAGATAGAGAGGGAATCTCCCAGGCTAGTGATAGCGAGAGAATGTCCCAGGCTAGGGATAGAGAGAGGAGTAAAAGTAAAGGCGGTCAGAGAGACAGTGCTGAGAGATTGGAAGAGAAGATATCGAGAAAAAGTAGGAAAGAAGAAGTGATTTGGGTGGAGAAGGTTAAGACTGAGGAGGATAAAAGTAGGAGAAGAGGGAAGGAAAAAGATGttgatagtgatgatgatgagagGTATGAAAAAAGTAAGTCAAAGAGAAAATACAGTGATAGTGAGAATGAAGCTAGAAAGAAGAAAGATAAGGATCGGAAAAGTAGGGGGGATAGTGAGGAATTGGAGAGAAGATATCAAAAGAATGACAGAAAATATGAAGAGAGAAGAAAGGATGATGAGACAGATAAAAAAAGTAAGTCGAGACATCATAACTCTGAAAGTGATGATGAACTATCTAGAAAAGATGGTAGAAGGTCTGGTAGAGATAAAGACAGAGATAGGAGATCTAAGCGAGATGATGACAGAGGGAAGGAAAGATCAAGAAGAGATGAAAAAGGAGATGGTGACAGGAAAAGAGATGATAAGATCGGGAGGGAAAGTCGGGATGGAAGGCGGAGGGATGATAAAAAGAGTTCAAGATATGATAGTGACGGAGATGATAGAAGAGATAGGAGAAAACCTTCAAGAAGACATAGTAGCAGTGACTCTGATACAGAAAGAAGGGAAAGACGCAGTAAAAAGGATAAGAGAGATGATAAAGATAGTAAGAAAGATAAGAAGGATAAGAAGAGTGAAGTAGAAAAGGTTAAGTCAGAAGAAGATAAAAGTATGAGTATTTACGATGAAGGAGAAAACACCACCGACTTTGAGGAAACAGTAAAGCAGAAAAGAATGTCCTTGGAAGGATTCAGCCAAGGGGAAAATGGag ATACAACAGAAAAGAAAGAAGATGGGAAGAGTAGAGGTGTGGACATGTTTTCCGAGGATGCTGACATGTTCGCTGAGGACTACTGT AGCCCGAACCTGTCGGCCTTGAAGACGGGGAAGAATGAGAACCCAAACCTGATGGACAACTGGGACGATGCCGAGGGATATTACA GGGTGCGTATTGGAGAGGTCCTGGACAAGCGCTACTCTGTGTACGGCTACACTGGCCAGGGTGTGTTCAGTAATGTGGTTCGAGCCCGCGACCAGTCACGCAGCAACACAGAGATCGCCATCAAGATTATCAGAAACAACGAGATGAT GCACAAGACGGGTCTGAAGGAACTAGAGTTTCTCCGTAAGCTGAATGATGCTGACCCGGACGACAAGTTCCACTGTCTACGACTCTTCAGACATTTCTTCCATAAAAATCACCTCTGTCTTGTCTTTGAATCCCTCAG TATGAACCTGCGTGAGGTAATGAAGAAGTATGGTAAAAACATTGGCCTGCACATCAAGGCTGTACGCAGCTACAGTCAGCAGCTCCTGTGTGCCATCAAGTTATTACAGAAGTGTAGTCTCCTCCATGCTGACATCAAACCGGACAACATACTG GTGAACGAGTCCAAGATGGTGTTGAAGCTGTGTGACTTTGGCTCGGCATCCCACGTGTCAGAGAATGACATCACCCCGTACCTTGTCAGCAGGTTCTACAGAGCTCCAGAAATCA TAATTGGGATAGGCTATGACCATGCCATAGACTTGTTCTCAGTGGGGTGTACCATCTATGAGCTGTACACAGGGAAGATACTGTTTGCGGGAAGTTCCAACAATGAAATGCTCAAGTTCATGATGGATGTTAAGGGGAAGATCCCTAACAAGGTGATCAGGAAGGGTATGTTTAGGGACCAGCATTTTGACAGCAACAACAACTTCATGTACCATGAGGTGGATAAAGTCACGCATAGG GAGAAGATAACGGTGTTGTCAACCATTGCACCATCGCGAGACCTGTTGGCGGAGCTGATTGGCTACCAGCGCCTTCCAGAGGACCAGCTTCGCAAGGTTAAACAGCTCAAGGACCTACTGGAAAACATTCTCATGCTCGACCCGGCCAAACGCATCCCTATCAAGGGAGCACTCACGCACCCTTTCATTACAGAAAAGATTTGA